The following coding sequences lie in one Megalodesulfovibrio gigas DSM 1382 = ATCC 19364 genomic window:
- a CDS encoding N-acetylmuramoyl-L-alanine amidase, producing the protein MPPLRRPVSLPVPASPQRPLARRALGWLAMWLMWLTLLQACATVQAWAGPKEDFEKYHAEFQALAQDQKDSAYRSNWQALETAFLSIYKQNPRGAVAAKALYYVGRVNEELGRRSSLATDFKVALDYYNRVTTRYPDHSWADDALWRTAQVQYNHLNDADAARQSCKTGLAKYPKGDMRDRFVRMLVTLDSAPAQPKQPVVTRSKAHPEDGELVTPPAAPPAPAAKASAPAPAPTPAPTPAPAPAPAAKAPVPPVAAKAPVPPVAAKAPAPAPAAPAPAPVSPGGPAQLLAVRHQSSEEYTRVTLVLDKPVQYTQQTLPPAPEKNLPHRLYLDLKNVHKSRAVPADLTVADGNLRRVRTAQNAPDVTRVVLDLQTMQRFKVFAMESDDGFRLLVDVYGGPNVSTGAVPRAAASPQPAPAAPATPDTTQPVVVKKPSKQGSRPAGESSTAPPASSAPPASSAPPASTAPPASSVPPAPSSSAAPPAKPAVPEKKSAAAPVPPASAAKHPGTLVEQLGLTVGVIMLDPGHGGKDPGAFVGSTFEKDINLRFAKILGKLLQKEGFQVLYTRTDDTFIPLEERTAMANMKKADIFISIHVNAYNTDSIHGLETYYLDLATSEDAVRVAARENAVSSKKISDLQFILTDLMLNSKMKESQDLARNTHKSILSTVVKKHKVKDMGVRSAPFYVLMGARMPAILVELGYITNPAERANLTSEAYLTRQAQGLAQGILQYKKQIERLASL; encoded by the coding sequence ATGCCTCCCTTGCGCCGTCCCGTTTCCCTCCCCGTGCCAGCCTCGCCCCAACGCCCCTTGGCGCGTCGGGCGCTTGGCTGGCTGGCCATGTGGCTCATGTGGCTGACGCTGCTGCAGGCCTGCGCCACGGTGCAGGCCTGGGCCGGCCCCAAAGAGGACTTCGAAAAATACCACGCCGAGTTCCAGGCCCTGGCCCAGGACCAAAAAGACAGCGCGTACCGCAGCAACTGGCAGGCTCTGGAAACAGCCTTCCTCTCCATTTACAAACAGAACCCGCGCGGCGCCGTGGCGGCCAAGGCCTTGTATTACGTGGGCCGGGTGAACGAAGAACTGGGCAGACGCTCGTCCCTGGCCACGGATTTCAAGGTGGCCCTGGACTACTACAACCGCGTGACCACCCGGTATCCGGATCATTCCTGGGCTGACGACGCCCTCTGGCGCACGGCCCAGGTGCAGTACAATCACCTCAACGACGCCGACGCCGCCCGCCAGAGCTGCAAAACCGGCCTGGCCAAGTACCCCAAGGGCGACATGCGCGACCGGTTCGTGCGGATGCTCGTCACCCTGGACTCGGCACCGGCGCAACCCAAGCAGCCTGTGGTGACTCGCTCCAAGGCCCATCCGGAAGACGGCGAACTGGTGACGCCCCCGGCGGCACCGCCGGCACCGGCAGCCAAGGCGTCAGCCCCTGCACCCGCCCCAACGCCTGCGCCAACGCCTGCACCCGCCCCCGCACCGGCGGCCAAAGCTCCGGTGCCGCCGGTGGCGGCCAAAGCTCCGGTGCCGCCGGTGGCGGCCAAGGCCCCGGCGCCTGCGCCAGCAGCCCCGGCGCCTGCACCTGTTTCGCCAGGAGGGCCGGCCCAGCTGCTGGCCGTCCGGCATCAATCCAGCGAGGAGTACACGCGCGTCACCCTGGTTCTGGACAAGCCCGTCCAGTACACCCAGCAGACCCTGCCGCCCGCGCCGGAGAAGAACCTGCCGCACCGGCTGTATCTGGATCTGAAGAACGTGCACAAGTCCAGGGCCGTGCCGGCAGATCTCACGGTGGCCGACGGCAACCTGCGCCGGGTGCGCACGGCCCAGAATGCGCCGGACGTGACCCGCGTGGTGCTGGATTTGCAAACCATGCAGCGATTCAAGGTCTTCGCCATGGAGTCGGACGACGGGTTCCGCCTGCTGGTGGATGTGTATGGCGGTCCGAATGTCTCCACCGGCGCTGTCCCCCGGGCTGCGGCAAGCCCGCAGCCTGCGCCCGCTGCGCCCGCCACGCCAGACACAACGCAGCCTGTGGTGGTCAAGAAACCCAGCAAGCAGGGCTCGCGTCCGGCTGGCGAATCTTCCACCGCGCCGCCGGCGTCCAGCGCTCCCCCGGCATCTAGCGCGCCACCAGCATCCACCGCGCCGCCGGCCTCCAGCGTGCCGCCAGCACCCTCCAGTTCCGCCGCCCCGCCGGCCAAACCTGCTGTGCCTGAGAAAAAATCCGCCGCCGCGCCCGTCCCTCCGGCCAGCGCCGCCAAGCACCCCGGCACCCTGGTGGAGCAGCTTGGCCTGACTGTGGGCGTGATCATGCTGGACCCCGGCCACGGCGGCAAGGATCCCGGCGCGTTCGTGGGGTCCACCTTCGAGAAGGATATCAACCTCAGGTTCGCCAAAATTCTGGGCAAGCTCCTGCAGAAGGAAGGCTTCCAGGTGCTCTACACCCGCACCGACGACACCTTCATCCCCCTGGAAGAGCGCACGGCCATGGCCAACATGAAGAAGGCGGACATCTTCATTTCCATCCACGTCAACGCCTACAATACTGACAGCATCCACGGCCTGGAGACCTACTACCTCGACCTGGCCACCTCCGAAGACGCCGTGCGGGTGGCGGCCCGGGAAAACGCCGTCTCCTCCAAGAAAATCTCGGATCTGCAGTTCATCCTCACCGATCTCATGCTTAACTCGAAGATGAAAGAGTCGCAGGATCTTGCCAGGAACACCCACAAGAGCATCCTGTCCACCGTGGTCAAAAAGCACAAGGTGAAGGATATGGGCGTGCGCTCCGCGCCGTTCTATGTGCTCATGGGCGCGCGCATGCCCGCCATTCTGGTGGAGCTTGGCTACATCACCAATCCTGCCGAACGCGCCAACCTCACCAGCGAGGCCTACCTCACCCGCCAGGCCCAGGGGCTGGCGCAAGGCATCCTGCAGTACAAAAAACAGATCGAGCGGCTGGCCAGCCTGTAG
- the argC gene encoding N-acetyl-gamma-glutamyl-phosphate reductase — translation MERIPVGLVGVTGYTGMELARLLEGHPRFELVAATSRTECGKVLQDIYPFLRHCRTGLCPVVEPDPAALAQRCELVFLAVPHGAAQEMAAALRGRGVKVVDLSADFRLRDPEVYREWYNQPHEQQHLLEDAVYGLPEMYGHAIAGASLVANPGCYPTAAILGLWPALANGLVSTQGIVIDAKSGASGAGRKAQTGTLFCEVTDTFRAYNLGRHRHTPEIEQELSAVASTPVVVNFSPHLLPINRGILSTIYTMLTPEGLALGADGLRQAYAGHYAGHAFVRVLPAGMLPETRHVRGTMFCDIAVVPDLRTGRLLIVSVIDNLCRGASGQAVANANLMLGLPLDAGLSLAPAMP, via the coding sequence GTGGAACGCATTCCCGTTGGCCTTGTGGGCGTGACCGGCTACACCGGCATGGAGCTGGCCCGGCTCCTGGAAGGGCACCCCCGGTTCGAACTCGTTGCCGCCACCTCCCGCACCGAATGCGGCAAGGTGCTGCAGGACATCTATCCCTTCCTGCGCCACTGCCGCACCGGCCTGTGCCCGGTGGTGGAGCCGGACCCCGCCGCCCTGGCCCAGCGCTGCGAGCTGGTGTTTCTGGCCGTGCCCCACGGCGCCGCCCAGGAAATGGCCGCCGCCCTGCGCGGCCGCGGCGTCAAGGTGGTGGATCTGTCGGCGGATTTCCGTCTCAGGGATCCAGAAGTGTACCGCGAATGGTACAACCAGCCCCACGAGCAGCAGCATCTGCTGGAAGATGCCGTCTACGGCCTGCCCGAGATGTACGGCCACGCCATTGCCGGCGCGTCCCTGGTGGCCAATCCCGGCTGCTACCCCACGGCGGCCATCCTGGGCCTGTGGCCGGCGCTGGCCAACGGGCTGGTGTCCACCCAGGGGATCGTCATCGACGCCAAGTCCGGCGCCAGCGGCGCAGGCCGCAAGGCCCAGACAGGGACGCTCTTCTGCGAAGTGACGGACACCTTCCGGGCCTACAATCTGGGCCGGCATCGCCACACGCCGGAAATCGAACAGGAACTCAGCGCCGTGGCCAGCACGCCGGTGGTGGTGAACTTCTCGCCCCACCTGCTGCCCATCAACCGCGGCATCCTGAGCACCATCTACACCATGCTCACCCCCGAAGGGCTGGCCCTGGGCGCGGACGGCCTGCGCCAGGCCTATGCCGGCCACTACGCCGGGCACGCCTTTGTCCGCGTGCTGCCTGCGGGCATGCTCCCGGAAACCCGGCACGTGCGGGGCACCATGTTCTGCGACATCGCCGTGGTGCCGGATCTGCGCACCGGCCGGCTGCTCATCGTCTCGGTCATCGACAATCTCTGCCGCGGCGCGTCCGGCCAGGCTGTGGCCAACGCCAACCTCATGCTCGGCCTGCCGTTGGATGCCGGGCTGAGCCTCGCCCCGGCCATGCCATAG
- a CDS encoding EAL domain-containing protein gives MPCSRCEMLPPPLPREGMLYMAPPIAPTSRLLETLFATLQAPCTEACFPGLLQTACSLGLLETVAAQLGETLHEQELRDTKCLYLPHGEALEIGHLLRLQSLEQLLTRVRGEWLADMLAAGRIETWFQPIVHADAPQEVFAYECLMRGRTAAGALVTPGEIFSIARKADLLFQLDRACRLSAVEAAHRHGIRQKIFINFIPTTIYRPEACLQTTFQAIQARGLDPAQVVFEVTESEHVSDTNHLLAILDYYRAHGFRHALDDLGAGYSSLNLLSQLKPDFMKLDMQLIRHVDRDAYKAAITRNCIELARQLHVISIAEGVETPEELAWLQAAGVDYVQGFCIARPAPEPPMQ, from the coding sequence ATGCCCTGTTCCCGTTGTGAAATGCTGCCCCCGCCCCTGCCCCGGGAGGGGATGCTGTATATGGCCCCGCCCATTGCACCCACATCCCGCCTGCTGGAAACACTGTTCGCCACCCTGCAGGCGCCGTGCACCGAGGCCTGCTTCCCTGGCCTGCTGCAGACGGCCTGCAGCCTGGGGCTGCTGGAGACGGTGGCCGCCCAACTGGGGGAAACCCTGCACGAGCAGGAACTGCGGGACACCAAATGCCTGTACCTGCCCCACGGCGAGGCCCTGGAGATCGGCCACCTGCTGCGGCTGCAGAGCCTGGAACAACTGCTGACCCGTGTTCGCGGCGAGTGGCTGGCGGACATGCTGGCCGCGGGACGCATTGAAACCTGGTTCCAGCCCATCGTCCATGCTGACGCGCCGCAGGAAGTGTTCGCCTATGAGTGCCTCATGCGCGGCAGGACCGCAGCCGGCGCGCTGGTGACCCCCGGCGAGATCTTCTCCATCGCCCGCAAGGCCGACCTGCTCTTCCAGCTGGACCGCGCCTGCCGCCTGAGCGCCGTGGAAGCCGCCCACCGTCACGGCATCCGGCAGAAGATCTTCATCAATTTCATTCCCACCACCATCTACCGGCCAGAAGCCTGCCTGCAGACGACCTTCCAGGCCATCCAGGCCAGGGGCCTCGACCCGGCCCAGGTGGTCTTCGAGGTGACGGAAAGCGAGCATGTGTCCGACACCAACCACCTGCTGGCCATCCTGGACTACTACCGCGCCCATGGCTTCCGCCACGCCCTGGACGACCTGGGCGCAGGCTACAGCTCCCTGAACCTGCTCTCCCAGCTCAAGCCGGACTTCATGAAGCTGGACATGCAGCTCATCCGCCATGTGGACCGGGACGCGTACAAGGCCGCCATCACCCGCAACTGTATCGAGCTGGCCCGACAGCTGCACGTGATCTCCATTGCCGAAGGCGTGGAAACGCCGGAGGAACTGGCCTGGCTGCAGGCCGCGGGCGTGGACTACGTGCAAGGCTTCTGCATCGCCAGACCCGCGCCCGAGCCGCCCATGCAATAG
- a CDS encoding phenylacetate--CoA ligase family protein, whose amino-acid sequence MAANRRFLPEVTAQSLHDTQTRGLDWTLNHAWQGSPVYRARLQEAGWQPGEGLGLEDLGRLPFTTVEDLRQGYPLPLLSVPEEQVVRVHASSGTTGKRKVLAYSEKDIQTWKHMFARCYELAGLTVLDRVQICVGYGLWTAGAGFQLGCEHFGAMAVPVGPGNLEMQLTLLEDFRSTCLCSTASMALLLGEAVEKQGLRDKIALRKCIFGAEAHSPAMRKAFEEKLGLEESFDIAGLTELYGPGTGLECQAHDGLHYWADLFILEILDPATLQPVAPGEVGEMVVTTLCKEAAPLIRYRTRDLTRLLPGDCPCGCSLPRHDRILGRSDDMIIYRGVNIYPGQIAEVLGRFADCSSEYRIVLERSMGKDVMRVEVERARCASADADQALAARVAESLHKALLARVQVRLVDPGSLPRSFGKSRRVVDERGE is encoded by the coding sequence ATGGCAGCCAATCGCCGATTCTTGCCCGAAGTGACCGCCCAATCCCTGCACGACACCCAGACCCGCGGCCTCGACTGGACCCTCAACCATGCCTGGCAGGGCAGCCCGGTCTATCGGGCCCGGCTGCAGGAAGCCGGCTGGCAGCCCGGCGAAGGCCTGGGGCTGGAGGATCTCGGCCGTCTGCCCTTCACCACCGTGGAAGACCTGCGCCAGGGCTACCCCCTGCCCCTGCTGAGCGTGCCCGAGGAGCAGGTGGTCCGGGTGCATGCCTCCTCCGGCACCACGGGCAAGCGCAAGGTCCTGGCCTACTCGGAAAAGGACATCCAGACCTGGAAGCACATGTTCGCCCGCTGCTACGAGCTGGCCGGCCTGACCGTGCTGGACCGCGTGCAGATCTGCGTGGGCTACGGCCTGTGGACGGCCGGGGCCGGGTTTCAGCTGGGCTGCGAACACTTCGGGGCCATGGCCGTGCCCGTGGGGCCGGGCAACCTGGAAATGCAGTTGACCCTGCTGGAAGACTTCCGCAGCACCTGCCTGTGCTCCACGGCCTCCATGGCCCTGCTGCTGGGCGAGGCCGTGGAAAAGCAGGGCTTGCGGGACAAGATCGCCCTCAGAAAATGCATTTTCGGGGCCGAGGCCCACAGCCCGGCCATGCGCAAGGCCTTTGAAGAAAAGCTGGGCCTGGAGGAGAGCTTCGACATCGCCGGCCTCACGGAGCTGTACGGCCCCGGTACCGGCCTGGAATGTCAGGCCCACGACGGCCTGCACTACTGGGCCGATCTGTTCATCCTGGAGATCCTGGACCCGGCGACGCTGCAGCCCGTAGCCCCCGGCGAGGTGGGGGAGATGGTGGTCACCACCCTGTGCAAGGAGGCTGCGCCGCTGATCCGCTATCGCACCCGGGATCTGACGCGGCTGTTGCCCGGCGACTGCCCCTGCGGCTGCAGCCTGCCGCGGCATGATCGCATCCTGGGCCGCAGCGACGATATGATCATTTATCGCGGCGTGAACATCTACCCCGGCCAGATCGCCGAAGTCCTGGGCAGGTTCGCGGACTGCTCCTCGGAATACCGCATCGTGCTGGAGCGCAGCATGGGCAAGGACGTGATGCGCGTGGAGGTGGAGCGGGCCCGCTGCGCCTCGGCCGACGCCGATCAGGCCCTGGCGGCCAGGGTGGCGGAATCCCTCCATAAGGCCCTGCTGGCCCGGGTGCAGGTGCGGCTGGTGGACCCAGGCAGCCTGCCGCGCAGCTTCGGCAAGAGCAGGCGCGTGGTGGACGAGCGCGGGGAGTAG
- a CDS encoding DUF1844 domain-containing protein yields MSETEKKEEFVVHDRRVTVEDETAANAQADAQVDGPADAAPSPADQDQDPAQVCGMPTLPEPNFSTFVFSLFSSCLVHLGEVPNPENRNVCMDLAMAKHTIDTLTMLKEKTAGNLDAEETRLVDGLLYELRMKYVMRKP; encoded by the coding sequence ATGTCGGAGACTGAAAAAAAGGAAGAATTCGTCGTGCATGATCGTCGAGTCACGGTGGAGGACGAAACGGCAGCGAACGCTCAGGCGGACGCTCAGGTGGATGGGCCGGCGGACGCTGCACCATCCCCGGCCGACCAGGACCAGGACCCCGCGCAGGTCTGCGGCATGCCCACCCTGCCCGAGCCCAACTTCTCCACCTTCGTCTTTTCCCTGTTCTCCAGCTGCCTGGTGCACCTGGGCGAAGTGCCCAACCCGGAAAACAGGAACGTCTGCATGGATCTGGCCATGGCCAAACACACCATCGACACCCTGACCATGCTCAAGGAAAAAACCGCCGGCAATCTGGATGCAGAGGAAACCCGGCTCGTGGACGGCCTGCTGTATGAACTGCGCATGAAGTACGTCATGCGCAAACCCTAG
- a CDS encoding EAL and HDOD domain-containing protein: MPTTPPIANPSAFHAIFVARQPIFDRDQHVWGYELLFRQAQGDQIARIDDPDAATARVIADGFALGSQGLAPEQKILINFPARLLLSRSALALPSSICIPEILETVQPEPAVLKACAGLKKEGYQLALDDFVGQPGYEALLALADIVKVDVLGMEPATIIALSRALLRSKAVLLAEKVENKEVHDLCRACGFQLFQGFYFSKPQVIPGRTLSTGNMAKLQLLGQLARDDYDVGRVAQTVTQDPSLSFRLLRHLNSAAFHLARKVDSIPQAVAFLGGRALRQWLLVATLSDMGDSDRGQELFYSSVLRGRFLATCSHRMPRPALSEDGFFLLGVFSQLDALLGQPMDEILPALGLSDVLEQALLCTGGPAAKALDLAKALSIGDFDTAARLLLYLGLPPEETAALHAQASLWARALLDAGDGA, translated from the coding sequence ATGCCCACCACCCCGCCCATTGCCAATCCCAGCGCCTTCCATGCCATATTCGTGGCCCGGCAGCCCATCTTCGACCGGGACCAGCATGTGTGGGGTTACGAGCTGCTCTTCCGCCAGGCCCAGGGCGACCAGATCGCCCGCATCGACGACCCGGACGCCGCCACGGCCCGGGTCATTGCGGACGGCTTCGCCCTGGGCAGCCAGGGGCTCGCGCCGGAGCAGAAAATCCTCATCAACTTCCCGGCCCGGCTGCTGCTCTCCCGCAGCGCCCTGGCCCTGCCCAGCTCCATCTGCATTCCCGAAATCCTGGAGACGGTCCAGCCCGAACCGGCCGTGCTCAAGGCGTGCGCGGGCCTCAAGAAGGAAGGCTACCAGCTGGCCCTGGACGACTTCGTGGGCCAGCCCGGCTACGAGGCCCTGCTGGCCCTGGCAGACATCGTCAAGGTGGACGTGCTGGGCATGGAGCCGGCCACAATCATCGCCCTCAGCCGGGCGCTGCTGCGCTCCAAGGCCGTGCTGCTGGCCGAAAAGGTGGAAAACAAGGAAGTGCACGACCTTTGCCGCGCCTGCGGCTTCCAGCTCTTCCAGGGATTCTACTTTTCCAAGCCGCAAGTCATTCCCGGCCGCACCCTGTCCACCGGCAACATGGCCAAGCTCCAGCTCCTGGGCCAACTGGCCAGGGACGACTATGACGTGGGCCGGGTGGCACAGACCGTCACCCAGGACCCGTCCCTCTCCTTCCGCCTGCTGCGGCACCTGAATTCCGCTGCGTTCCATCTTGCCCGCAAGGTGGATTCGATCCCGCAGGCCGTGGCCTTTCTGGGGGGCCGGGCCCTGCGGCAGTGGCTGCTGGTGGCCACCCTCTCGGACATGGGCGATTCCGACCGCGGCCAGGAACTGTTCTACTCCTCCGTGCTGCGCGGCCGGTTTCTGGCCACCTGCAGCCACCGCATGCCCAGACCGGCCTTGTCCGAGGACGGCTTCTTCCTCCTGGGCGTCTTCTCCCAGCTGGACGCCCTGCTGGGCCAGCCCATGGACGAGATTCTGCCCGCGCTGGGCCTGTCCGACGTGTTGGAACAGGCCCTGCTGTGCACGGGCGGCCCGGCCGCCAAGGCCCTGGATCTGGCCAAGGCCCTGAGCATCGGAGACTTCGACACCGCCGCCAGGCTGCTGCTGTACCTGGGCCTGCCGCCCGAAGAAACCGCCGCCCTGCACGCCCAGGCCAGCCTCTGGGCCCGAGCGCTCCTGGACGCTGGCGACGGCGCATAG
- the polA gene encoding DNA polymerase I, whose product MPPTTPPPSAPLAAQLGFSQPPLFCIDGSAYIFRSFFALPNLSRSDGHPTNALFLVLRMLFGLLKTQRPEHIIFFVDGPGPNFRHQAFPEYKAQRDATPEGLLRQMPVILKAVELLGVRTHVSQGCEADDCIASLATQTKRERPVVIVGSDKDLRQLLDDGVVLWDPMSTPEKLVTKAMFQQETGLSPEQWPDVQALVGDTSDNIPGVSGIGPKTALAIFKEHPTLEAVQAHLDALKPSVRAKLAPVMDKTFLYRTLTTLDRAGCAPGTWKDFPRTAPDRDALAAFLQEWELRSLAREFQADPALGFQDRQPARLVKQTKPAVMAELSLFQEPADTPALPEVTRIAQTEELPDIAGRTIGLALQDGAPHAWIDDRHYRLEVDAEALAGWLRSAAAVHCPDVKALLRACPAWIHAGIDTLQDTSLAAYLLDPEERDYALPRLLERLGPELDPAPPAVPAAQALALGQLLARRVAENDMAELMRTLEAPLLPVLASMEATGIAIDRAAFREFLQDVTRELDTLERSIHQLAGRPFNIRSSLQLAQVLFTDLKLAPAGKTPGGKASTSQEVLDKLAGAHPVVQAILDFRKLEKLRSTYLEPLPRLADEQGVIRTTFHQVATATGRLSSSNPNLQNIPIRGEHGTRMRQCFVARPGALLVAADYSQIELRVLAHMSGDPTLIDAFRHGADIHARTAALLFDKPQDAVTPDERRNAKTINFGLIYGMGPQSLAQELHVSLKDAKAFIARYFEKLARLKAFYDEVEEAARRDGFVLTLARRRRLLPQIHSQNAQVASQARRQAVNTRIQGSAADIIKLAMLAVFHDEELRRLGAAMLLQVHDELVLEVPGGEDVAATAGRRLQALMAGVLDHAASGIAPLDVPLVVDWGMGRTWADAH is encoded by the coding sequence ATGCCTCCAACCACGCCGCCCCCCTCCGCGCCCCTTGCCGCCCAACTCGGCTTTTCCCAGCCCCCCCTGTTCTGCATCGACGGCTCGGCGTACATCTTCCGCAGCTTCTTTGCCCTGCCCAACCTCTCGCGTTCCGACGGGCATCCCACCAATGCGCTGTTTCTGGTGTTGCGCATGCTCTTCGGTCTCCTGAAAACGCAGCGGCCAGAGCACATCATCTTTTTCGTGGACGGCCCCGGCCCCAACTTCCGCCATCAGGCCTTCCCCGAATACAAGGCCCAGCGCGACGCCACCCCGGAAGGCCTGCTGCGGCAGATGCCGGTCATCCTCAAGGCCGTGGAACTCCTGGGCGTGCGCACCCATGTGAGCCAGGGCTGCGAGGCCGACGACTGCATCGCCAGTCTGGCGACCCAGACCAAGCGCGAGCGGCCGGTGGTCATCGTGGGGTCCGACAAAGACTTGCGGCAGCTGCTGGACGACGGCGTGGTGCTCTGGGATCCCATGAGCACCCCGGAAAAGCTCGTCACCAAGGCCATGTTCCAGCAGGAGACCGGCCTTTCGCCCGAACAGTGGCCGGACGTGCAGGCCCTGGTGGGCGACACCTCGGACAACATTCCCGGCGTGTCCGGCATCGGCCCCAAAACGGCCCTGGCCATCTTCAAGGAGCACCCCACCCTGGAGGCCGTGCAGGCACATCTGGACGCCCTCAAGCCCTCGGTGCGGGCCAAGCTGGCCCCGGTGATGGACAAGACCTTCCTCTACCGCACGCTGACCACCCTCGACCGCGCGGGCTGCGCCCCCGGCACCTGGAAGGACTTCCCCCGCACCGCACCGGATCGTGACGCCCTGGCCGCCTTTCTGCAGGAATGGGAACTCCGGTCCCTGGCGCGGGAGTTCCAGGCCGATCCCGCCCTCGGCTTCCAGGACCGCCAGCCCGCACGGCTCGTCAAGCAGACCAAGCCGGCGGTCATGGCCGAGTTGTCCCTGTTCCAGGAACCGGCCGACACCCCCGCCCTGCCGGAAGTAACACGCATTGCCCAGACCGAAGAGTTGCCGGACATCGCCGGCCGGACTATCGGCCTGGCCCTGCAGGACGGTGCGCCGCATGCCTGGATCGACGACCGGCACTATCGGCTGGAGGTGGACGCCGAGGCCCTGGCCGGCTGGCTACGGTCGGCGGCGGCGGTCCACTGCCCGGACGTCAAGGCCCTGCTGCGGGCCTGCCCTGCCTGGATCCATGCCGGCATCGACACCCTCCAGGACACGAGCCTGGCCGCCTATCTGCTGGACCCCGAAGAGCGCGACTACGCCCTGCCCCGCCTGCTGGAGCGCCTGGGACCGGAGCTGGACCCGGCCCCGCCGGCCGTGCCCGCGGCCCAGGCCCTGGCCCTGGGGCAGCTGCTGGCCCGGCGCGTGGCTGAAAACGACATGGCCGAGCTCATGCGCACCCTGGAAGCGCCCCTGCTCCCGGTGCTGGCGTCCATGGAGGCCACGGGCATTGCCATCGACCGCGCCGCCTTCCGCGAGTTCCTGCAGGATGTCACCCGCGAGCTGGACACCCTGGAGCGCAGCATCCACCAGCTGGCCGGCCGCCCCTTCAACATCCGCTCCAGCCTGCAACTGGCCCAGGTGCTGTTCACGGACCTCAAGCTCGCCCCGGCCGGCAAGACTCCCGGCGGCAAGGCCTCGACCTCCCAGGAAGTGTTGGACAAACTGGCCGGCGCGCACCCGGTGGTCCAGGCCATCCTGGACTTTCGCAAGCTGGAAAAACTCCGCTCCACGTACCTGGAACCCCTGCCCCGGCTGGCCGACGAACAGGGCGTCATCCGCACCACCTTTCATCAGGTGGCCACGGCCACGGGCCGGCTGTCCTCCTCCAATCCCAACCTGCAGAACATCCCCATCCGCGGCGAGCACGGCACGCGCATGCGCCAGTGCTTCGTGGCCCGGCCCGGTGCGCTGCTGGTGGCGGCGGACTATTCCCAGATCGAACTGCGGGTGCTGGCGCACATGAGCGGCGACCCCACCCTCATCGACGCCTTCCGCCACGGCGCAGACATCCACGCCCGCACCGCAGCCCTGCTCTTCGACAAGCCACAGGACGCCGTGACCCCGGACGAACGCCGCAACGCCAAGACCATCAACTTCGGTCTCATCTACGGCATGGGGCCGCAGTCCCTGGCCCAGGAGCTGCACGTCTCCCTCAAGGACGCCAAAGCCTTCATCGCGCGGTATTTCGAGAAGCTGGCCCGGCTCAAGGCCTTTTACGACGAGGTGGAAGAGGCCGCCCGGCGCGATGGCTTCGTCCTCACCCTGGCCCGCCGCCGCCGCCTGCTGCCGCAGATCCACTCCCAGAACGCCCAGGTGGCCAGCCAGGCCCGCCGCCAGGCCGTGAACACGCGCATCCAGGGCAGCGCCGCAGACATCATCAAGCTGGCCATGCTGGCGGTGTTCCACGACGAGGAACTGCGCCGCCTGGGCGCGGCCATGCTGCTCCAGGTGCATGACGAACTGGTGCTGGAGGTGCCCGGCGGCGAAGACGTCGCCGCCACGGCCGGACGCCGCCTGCAGGCGCTCATGGCCGGCGTGCTGGACCATGCTGCGTCCGGCATCGCGCCCCTGGATGTCCCCCTGGTGGTGGACTGGGGCATGGGCCGGACCTGGGCGGATGCACATTGA